DNA sequence from the Geobacter sp. AOG2 genome:
CAAGGATGGCTTCATTTCGGCGTTCGGACCCGGCAACCTGATCCTGATGGTGGATTCGTCGCTCAACATCCGCAAACTGCGGGGGCTGTTGCGCCTGATCGACACGGAGAAGACCCGTGAAGGGATCGAGATCGTCTACCTGAAAAACGCCGCCGCCGAGAGCGTCGCCAAAACCATCCAGCAATGGCTTACCGGCAGCGAGAGCAAAACCACCGTGCAGCCGGGCGGGGCCGCGGCCTCTTCCACCAGCGCGGTGACCGTGCTGGCCGACCAGCGGCTGAACGCTCTTTTGTTGTTCGGCAGCGGCAGCGACAGCCTCAAGCAGGCGGTGCGGGAGATGGCGGCCAAACTGGACGTGCAGCCGCCCGAGGCCAGCAACAAGGTCAATGTCTACTACCTGGAGAACACCGACGCCACCGAGATGGCCAAGGTACTGGACGGCGTCATCAAAGGGATGACTACCGCCACCACAGGCCAGGCCGGTGCGGCGGCAGCGCCCCAGACCTCCCCCTTCGACAGCGGCAAGGTCACCATCACCCCGGACAAGGCTTCAAATTCCCTGGTGATCATGGCGTCGCCCACGGATTACAACAACCTGGTCCAGGTGATCAAAAAGCTGGACCGCCGCAGCAAGCAGGTCTTCGTACAGGTGCTGATCGCCGAGGTCTCCCTCACCAAGTCTCGGGAAGTGGGCATGCAACTCGGCACCCTTGGTGTCGGCACCCTCAGCAGATATTTCGGCGTCGCCGGATACTACGACCCCTTCGGGGTGCTCTCCACCATCGAGTCTGCCACGTCGTCGATTTCGTCCACCAGCGGGCTCTCCAACTTATCCACGCCGGCGAACATCGGCGCGGTGCTCAAGGCCCTGGACTCCAACGGCTTGGTGAACGTACTCTCCACGCCCAACATCCTGACCTCGGACAACAAGGAGGCCGAGATCGTGGTGGGGCAGAACGTCCCCTTCCAGGGATCGTCCACCGTCTCCTCCGGCGTCACGACCACCTCCATCGAGCGCAAGGACGTGGGTATCACCCTGAAGATCAAGCCCCAGATCAGCGAAGGGGACTATATCCGCCTCGACCTCTCCCAGGAGATCTCCGCCATCGGCTCCACGGTCACGGTCGGCAGCGGTTCCACGGACCGCATCACCACCAAGCGCTCGGCCAAGACCAATGTTGTCGTCAAGGACAATGAAATGATCGTGATCGGCGGCCTGATCCAGGACCAGGATGACGAAACCATAAGCAAGGTCCCGTTTCTGGGGGATATCCCCGGCCTGGGGTGGCTGTTCAAGACCAAGAGCAAGAGCAAGACCAAGACCAACCTGATGATCCTGTTGACCCCGCACATCGTCAAGGACAGCGCCGAGCTGAACGCCATTTCCGACAGCCAGCGGTCGAAATTCGGCGATGCCGCCAAAAAGGTGGAGCCGGTTGACGTGCAGAAGGAGATCGGCGCGAAATGAGTGCCGGCCTGCTCCCGGAAGAGCTGGAGAGCGCCGCCCGGCGGCTGGGCATCGCCTGCCAGCCCGAGATCGCGGTGGCCGAGGTCGATCCGGCCCTGTTGGCGCGCGTGCCGCTGACCTTTGCCCGGGCCCACGCCATCCTGCCCCTGCGGGAAGAGGACGGGCGGATCAGGGTAGCCCTTGCCGGTCCCGCCGCTCTCCTGGCCATGGACGAACTGCGGCTTTTGTTCGGCCGGCCGGTGGAGGCGGTCCTGGTGCCGGCCGGTATCCTGGGCGACGCCATCAACCATATCTACGGCAGCCTCTCCGGCACCGCCCGGGAGGTCCTCCAGGAGTTGGAGGGCGAGGACCTCTCCACGGTGGCCACCGAGTTCAACGACCCCCAGGATCTCCTGGACCTGGGCGACGAAGCCCCGGTCATCCGGCTCTTGAACTCCGTCCTCTCCGAGGCGGTCAAGGAGCGGGTCAGCGACATCCACATCGAACCCTACGAGCGCGACCTGGTGGTGCGCTTCCGCATCGACGGCATCCTCTACGAAAAGCTGACGCCGCCCAAGATCATTCAGGACGCCCTGGTCTCCCGGGTCAAGATCATGGCCGGGCTCAACATTGCCGAGAAGCGCCTGCCCCAGGACGGCCGCATCCGCGTCATCGTCGCCGGCCGGGACGTGGACATCCGCGTCTCCATCATCCCCACCTTCTACGGCGAGCGGGCCGTGCTGCGCCTCCTGGACAAGAAGAAGGGGGTCCTCTCCCTGGAGGACATAGGTTTAGGCGACGCCGGGGTGCAGACCATGGAACGGGTGCTGGCCCGCACCAGCGGCATCGTCCTGGTGACCGGCCCCACCGGCAGCGGCA
Encoded proteins:
- the gspD gene encoding type II secretion system secretin GspD, translated to MKQYLIRTLCTLLLAGLLFASPVFAAGHGVVLNFNEVDISTMVKFISDLTGKNFILDDRVKGKISVYSPSKLSTEEAYNVFVSVLELKGFTVVQTGKVAKIVPISAARQSGLTLLKSGEVPPVNESYVAQVNKLENITAQEAVTFLQPMVSKDGFISAFGPGNLILMVDSSLNIRKLRGLLRLIDTEKTREGIEIVYLKNAAAESVAKTIQQWLTGSESKTTVQPGGAAASSTSAVTVLADQRLNALLLFGSGSDSLKQAVREMAAKLDVQPPEASNKVNVYYLENTDATEMAKVLDGVIKGMTTATTGQAGAAAAPQTSPFDSGKVTITPDKASNSLVIMASPTDYNNLVQVIKKLDRRSKQVFVQVLIAEVSLTKSREVGMQLGTLGVGTLSRYFGVAGYYDPFGVLSTIESATSSISSTSGLSNLSTPANIGAVLKALDSNGLVNVLSTPNILTSDNKEAEIVVGQNVPFQGSSTVSSGVTTTSIERKDVGITLKIKPQISEGDYIRLDLSQEISAIGSTVTVGSGSTDRITTKRSAKTNVVVKDNEMIVIGGLIQDQDDETISKVPFLGDIPGLGWLFKTKSKSKTKTNLMILLTPHIVKDSAELNAISDSQRSKFGDAAKKVEPVDVQKEIGAK
- the gspE gene encoding type II secretion system ATPase GspE; protein product: MSAGLLPEELESAARRLGIACQPEIAVAEVDPALLARVPLTFARAHAILPLREEDGRIRVALAGPAALLAMDELRLLFGRPVEAVLVPAGILGDAINHIYGSLSGTAREVLQELEGEDLSTVATEFNDPQDLLDLGDEAPVIRLLNSVLSEAVKERVSDIHIEPYERDLVVRFRIDGILYEKLTPPKIIQDALVSRVKIMAGLNIAEKRLPQDGRIRVIVAGRDVDIRVSIIPTFYGERAVLRLLDKKKGVLSLEDIGLGDAGVQTMERVLARTSGIVLVTGPTGSGKSTTLYAALNRLNTSEKNIITIEDPIEYQIKGIGQIQVNAKIDLTFAAGLRSILRQDPDIIMVGEIRDAETAEIAIQASLTGHLVLSTLHTNDAATAVTRLVDMGIEPFMIASSLTAVMAQRLVRVICPHCREEYRPVEEYAGITLPERLYRGRGCDRCFGLGTMGRTAIYEIMPVDQEICSMIIKRAHAGEIKEYAVAHGMKTLRDDGLARAAAGDTTIEEVLRVTQEDYADVPV